Proteins found in one Zea mays cultivar B73 chromosome 1, Zm-B73-REFERENCE-NAM-5.0, whole genome shotgun sequence genomic segment:
- the LOC100383440 gene encoding F-box protein At1g78280 (The RefSeq protein has 1 substitution compared to this genomic sequence) has product MEAAGNDRREAALGALSVLPDEVLCAVVDILSPADIGRLACVSSVMYILCNEEPLWMSKCLSIGGPLEYKVSWKKTALCRLGLCSENKEIWQKPRQFDGFNSLYLYRRWYRCFTTLNSFSFDDGHVERKDDFLLDQFRSQYDGKCPVLVTKLAETWPARTKWTLQQLTKDFGEVPFRISQRSPQKITMKLKDYVSYMELQHDEDPLYIFDDKFGESAPTLLEDYSVPHLFQEDLFDILDYDQRPAFRWLIIGPERSGASWHVDPGLTSAWNTLLCGRKRWALYPPGRVPGGVTVHVNDEDGDVDIETPTSLQWWLDIYPHLPEHEKPLECTQLPGETIFVPSGWWHCVLNLETTIAVTQNFVNQSNFQHVCLDMAPGHRHKGVCRAGLLAVPGKFVKDNKNHQSVTMSGWNHPDMSRKEKRLKGSEALRISNSINHCSAFEFSGVQESLENQDFSYDIDFLSQFIEKERDHYSSLWSPTNSIGQREAREWLRRLWVLKPDLRELIWKGACLAINVDKWYSCLEEICACHSLPPPTEDEKLPVGTGSNPVFIVSGNVIKIYAEGGLVYSVHGLGTELEFYDLLQKSGSPLINHIPEIIASGFLEYKDDIYSTVPWNGKGIPEILVKYYSLEVSCANSCFPLGLWSKQRFGMCSSADVSDRPIWPYMVTRKCKGDIFARIRDMLSKTDILHLASSLGVQMRNIHLLPLPPVEHVPESGNNDVKEVVGTCDDTTVLPEWQQLVSTLNRRKQNVKKHLANWGDSVPQVLVEKAEEYLPPNMGFLIKFVKDDGELLYPCPSWIHSDIMDDNILIEGIIKLSSSGERERVYDSDRDKINAIHIIDFSDLSIGDPICDIIPLHLDIFRGDSDLLKEFLRSYQLPLLRGESTTDVYRSVRNSKFSRASYRAMCYCILHEDNVLGAIFSLWKEMRAATSWEDVENLVWGELNRYQDSAVRSA; this is encoded by the exons ATGGAAGCGGCGGGCAACGACCGGAGGGAGGCGGCGCTAGGCGCCCTCTCCGTGCTCCCTGACGAGGTGCTCTGCGCCGTCGTCGACATCCTCTCGCCCGCTGACATCGGACGCCTCGCGTGCGTCAGCAG TGTCATGTACATACTTTGTAATGAAGAACCTCTCTGGATGAGCAAATGTCTTTCAATCGGGGGTCCTCTTGAATACAAAGTTTCCTGGAAGAAGACGGCACTATGTAG GCTTGGTCTATGTTCAGAAAATAAGGAGATTTGGCAGAAGCCTCGTCAGTTCGATG GCTTTAATTCTTTGTATCTATACCGGAGATGGTATAGATGTTTTACTACTTTGAATAGTTTTTCGTTTGACGATGGACATGTGGAAAGGAAAGATGACTTTTTATTGGATCAGTTTCGTTCTCAGTATGATGGAAAATGCCCA GTTTTGGTTACGAAGTTGGCCGAAACCTGGCCTGCGAGGACAAAATGGACACTGCAGCAACTGACAAAGGATTTTGGGGAAGTTCCATTCAGGATATCACAAAGAAGCCCTCAGAAGATAACAATGAAACTAAAGGATTATGTTTCTTACATGGAACTCCAGCATGATGAAGATCCTCTATACATATTTGATGATAAG TTTGGAGAATCAGCACCAACATTACTTGAAGATTATAGTGTCCCTCATTTATTCCAAGAAGACTTTTTTGATATCTTGGATTATGACCAACGACCAGCATTCAGATGGCTTATTATTGGACCAGAGAGATCAGGTGCTTCTTGGCATGTTGATCCTGGACTGACAAGTGCATGGAATACTCTTCTTTGTGGCCGAAAAAG ATGGGCATTGTACCCTCCAGGAAGAGTGCCTGGTGGTGTCACAGTACATGTAAATGATGAAGACGGTGATGTTGACATTGAAACTCCGACATCATTGCAA TGGTGGCTTGATATATATCCACACCTTCCTGAACATGAGAAGCCATTGGAATGCACACAATTGCCAGGAGAGACCATTTTTGTTCCTAGTGGGTGGTGGCATTGCGTTCTGAATCTCGAGACAACAATTGCAGTTACACAGAACTTTGTAAACCAGTCTAATTTTCAGCATGTATGTTTGGATATGGCACCTGGTCACAGACACAAAGGAGTTTGCCGTGCTGGCTTACTTGCTGTTCCAGGAAAATTCGTTAAAGATAATAAAAACCATCAATCTGTCACAATGAGTGGATGGAACCACCCTGATATGAGTCGTAAGGAAAAAAGGCTTAAAGGTTCTGAAGCACTAAGAATCTCAAATAGCATAAATCATTGTTCTGCATTTGAGTTCTCAGGTGTTCAAGAGAGTTTGGAGAATCAAGATTTCTCATATGATATTGATTTTTTGTCACAATTCATTGAGAAAGAAAGGGACCATTATTCTTCTCTCTGGAGTCCAACTAATTCAATTGGGCAGAGAGAAGCAAGAGAATGGCTGCGAAGGCTTTGGGTTCTGAAACCTGATCTGAGAGAACTAATATGGAAG ggtgcATGCCTTGCAATAAATGTTGACAAATGGTATTCATGCTTAGAGGAGATATGTGCATGCCATAGTTTACCACCACCTACAGAGGATGAGAAGCTTCCTGTTGGCACTGGTAGCAACCCA GTCTTCATTGTCTCGggcaatgtgattaaaatatatgCTGAAGGAGGATTGGTTTATTCTGTCCATGGTTTGGGCACAGAG CTTGAGTTCTATGATCTCCTGCAAAAAAGTGGTTCACCTTTGATCAATCACATTCCTGAGATAATTGCTAGTGGCTTCCTTGAGTATAAGGATGATATCTACAGCACGGTTCCGTGGAATGGAAAAGGAATACCAGAAATTTTGGTTAAGTACTACTCATTGGAGGTTTCTTGTGCGAACAGCTGCTTTCCTCTTGGGCTTTGGAGCAAGCAACGATTTGGGATGTGTAGTTCGGCTGATGTTTCAGACAGACCAATTTGGCCTTACATGGTAACAAGAAAGTGCAAAGGAGATATTTTTGCTCGCAT CCGCGATATGCTGTCGAAGACTGATATTCTTCATCTTGCATCATCCTTGGGAGTTCAAATGCGAAACATACATTTATTACCCCTGCCACCCGTGGAGCATGTACCTGAATCTGGGAACAATGATGTGAAAGAAGTGGTAGGAACATGTGATGATACCACGGTTCTACCTGAATGGCAGCAACTTGTCTCTACTCTAAATAGGAGGAAGCAGAATGTAAAAAAGCACCTAGCTAACTG GGGGGACTCTGTTCCACAAGTTCTAGTAGAAAAGGCTGAAGAATATCTCCCTCCGAATATGGGCTTCCTCATCAAGTTTGTTAAG GATGATGGTGAGTTGCTGTACCCATGCCCCTCTTGGATACATTCAGATATAATGGACGATAACATTCTTATCGAGGGGATCATAAAACTGAGTTCTTCTGGTGAGAGGGAAAGAGTTTATGACTCAGATCGGGACAAAATAAATGCAATTCACATCATTGATTTCAGTGATCTGTCCATTG GGGATCCTATATGTGACATAATTCCGCTGCACTTGGATATTTTCCGGGGTGAtagtgaccttctcaaggaatttctaCGGAGCTATCAACTTCCCCTTCTGAGGGGGGAATCAACCACCGATGTCTACAGATCAGTGCGAAACTCGAAGTTCAGCAGGGCATCATATCGCGCGAT GTGCTACTGTATATTACACGAGGACAACGTCTTGGGAGCTATATTCAGCCTGTGGAAGGAGATGAGGGCTGCAACGTCCTGGGAGGACGTTGAGAACCTGGTCTGGGGAGAGCTGAACCGGTACCAGGACTCTGCAGTTCGCTCAGCATAA
- the LOC100192808 gene encoding cytochrome c oxidase subunit 6b-1 isoform X1 produces the protein MAAEGKTPSLAEEYSLPPQEVPVEKAAEEKPSSGTESEAAPSTNDETPPSVEDKNGTSEVQDAAENPEAEETNTAAEETPAVEEASETTEEEEAEKPEIKIETAPADFRFPTTNQTRHCFTRYVEYHRCVAAKGEDAPECDKFAKYYRSLCPG, from the exons ATGGCCGCGGAAGGCAAGACGCCGTCCCTCGCCGAG GAGTATTCACTTCCACCACAGGAAGTTCCAGTGGAAAAGGCAGCTGAGGAGAAGCCCTCTAGTGGTACTGAGTCTGAAGCTGCTCCCTCAACCAATGATGAAACTCCTCCATCTGTAGAAGACAAGAATGGAACTTCTGAAGTACAAGATGCTGCTGAAAATCCAGAGGCAGAAGAAACTAACACTGCTGCAGAGGAAACACCTGCTGTAGAGGAAGCAAGTGAGACTACCGAGGAGGAAGAGGCTGAGAAACCTGAGATCAAG ATCGAAACAGCTCCAGCAGATTTTCGTTTCCCAACAACAAACCAAACAAGGCATTGTTTCACACGCTATGTTGAATATCACAG GTGTGTGGCTGCAAAAGGTGAGGATGCACCTGAGTGTGATAAGTTCGCCAAGTACTATCGATCCCTGTGCCCAG GTTGA
- the LOC100192808 gene encoding Cytochrome c oxidase subunit 6b-1, with protein MAAEGKTPSLAEEYSLPPQEVPVEKAAEEKPSSGTESEAAPSTNDETPPSVEDKNGTSEVQDAAENPEAEETNTAAEETPAVEEASETTEEEEAEKPEIKIETAPADFRFPTTNQTRHCFTRYVEYHRCVAAKGEDAPECDKFAKYYRSLCPGEWVDRWNEQRENGTFPGPL; from the exons ATGGCCGCGGAAGGCAAGACGCCGTCCCTCGCCGAG GAGTATTCACTTCCACCACAGGAAGTTCCAGTGGAAAAGGCAGCTGAGGAGAAGCCCTCTAGTGGTACTGAGTCTGAAGCTGCTCCCTCAACCAATGATGAAACTCCTCCATCTGTAGAAGACAAGAATGGAACTTCTGAAGTACAAGATGCTGCTGAAAATCCAGAGGCAGAAGAAACTAACACTGCTGCAGAGGAAACACCTGCTGTAGAGGAAGCAAGTGAGACTACCGAGGAGGAAGAGGCTGAGAAACCTGAGATCAAG ATCGAAACAGCTCCAGCAGATTTTCGTTTCCCAACAACAAACCAAACAAGGCATTGTTTCACACGCTATGTTGAATATCACAG GTGTGTGGCTGCAAAAGGTGAGGATGCACCTGAGTGTGATAAGTTCGCCAAGTACTATCGATCCCTGTGCCCAGGTGAATGG GTTGATCGCTGGAACGAGCAACGCGAAAACGGCACCTTCCCTGGACCTCTGTAA